The following is a genomic window from Leishmania donovani BPK282A1 complete genome, chromosome 33.
TTattcctctcctctcctccctaTCCCaatccctctccctcccgccttCTCTTTCGTGTGCACGCAGGCCGCTGTTTgtttcccttccctccctccctgttctccttcgccgcctttctttctgcttctcttttctcccGCATCACCCGGAGCGGcgcgatgcgcagcagcagtggcatcAGCGATGGCGAGGTGCTTATCCGCCTAGATACGTCGGCGCTGGAGAGTCGCCTCAACGCCTTTACAGATCAATGGGAAACGGCTCTGAAAGGCATTCGTGCTCAGGTTGGGGAGTCTGCAGTTGATTTGCAATCCGTGGCCGCCGACGTAAACGCCATTCAGAGCTTTCTGCTGTCGTATCACGACCGGAATATGAGGACCGCGCTGATGGCTCATCCCACCGAGGCgagcgatggcgccgccgagtCCGCTACCCAAGGCGTGCTTGATCGCTttgtcgccaccgccaccgagAGTGGCTCAACAGAGAACCTGCTAGGAAtggtggccgtggcgcgTCGCCTTTTAGGCGAGAACGCAGCCCTTCGCGCGTCTCTCGATTCCGCTACGGCCGCCCTgtccacgcacacaacaaGCAACGCCGACCTGACGCACGAGGTGGAGCAGTTACGGCAGCAAACAACACAGCAATCAGCACTGTTGCAGAGCATTACTTTGTGGCTCCGCACGTTGGGCTTGGCAATCGACGACGGTGCAAGCGGGGCTAGCGGCGACGGGACTTCACTGCTCATGAGCGCGTCGGCTGAGTCCGCAGGTGACGCGCACTCGATGGAATCCGTTCTTTCACGatctcctctgctgctgtcttTTCGGCAGACCCTGCTGCGCGACCTCACGGAGCGCCTCACATCGGTCGTGGACCAGCAGTCGAAGGACTTCCACGATACCGTGGCCCGCCTCGAGGACCGTCTGCAGAGAGGTGGGAAGGGCACTGCTTACTTAGCCGGTGTGCATTcggccggtgctgccgaaGATCTGCAGGAAACTGTCCGATCCTTGAGCAATCGGCTCAAAGACATGGATAAGCGTGTGGTGAAGCGGGACGAATTCGCGTCGCTCATGCGAACCAAGGCGgactcgctgctgctgccggcaaAGGCGGACAACGCGGCACTGACTGATTTGGAGGCGCGCCTGGTGACACGGTGCGCTGAGTTGGAGGAGCGATGCGCCTTTGCCGACGCAGAGCGTTCAGAGTTTCGTGCACTTCTGCGCTCTATCATTGTGAGCCAAGCGCACCCAACGGTtgccgcggcaccaccgaGTCTCCAGGAGGCCTCACGGACGAATGGGCAAGTGCAGTCGAAAGCACGAGCACGAGGAACGCTACTTGGCGAAATTCTTCCGGCAGTGAGAGACGGCTCTTCTgttgcggcgccggcgccggcgccgccggccagGGATGAGGGTgtcctccctcgctcgcgTGGTGCTTCAGCCTCGCAACAGCTCTACCGAGTCTTGGGCACCTCACACGGCAGCCGTGTGCACGGCGTCACTCTCGGCTCTGCGACGCAGACGGAATATGCAAAGCCACTGGGAAGCGTCGCAGCGACCCAGCATGAGAGCCTACCGGTGAAAGCAGCTCCTTCACCAAGGGCTGACGAGAGTGTCGTCGCGATTGGCATGACGCCGACGCAGGGCGCCTATGCCGCCTTTGTCTCGGAGCAGATGACGCGCCGCCACATCGCCTCGCTTCCGGCGCTTCCGTATGAAAAAGCTCCGAGTCGGTAGTGAAGTCACTGGGGTGACACGCAAGACGGTGATTGGTGTTGTGTAGATatctctccatctctctggcgctcgctctctctgaCGCCTGAGGCCCAAAACAAATCGGCCAATATCTGCTTTTTCGGTTGCTACACCGTCTACGCTGGTGGTCGGCCCACCTTTCTGTGCCCTCTCTGTCCTACCACTCAACGTCTCTCGGATGCTGGCGTATGACAAGCGGTATCGAAGGGCTCTAGAATGATGTATCATAGCCGCCTTTTTCGGTGCGCATGGGCGGCAgaccttttttttccggccTCGCTGTCCTCTCACCcatgtgcagcggcgccgtgccggcCCACCTTGTGTGTCGTTCTGCACGGATGTGTGTCTCCTGTTgtcttccctttctctctgtgtcaGCTTTGGAACTTGAACACCGCGGAAGCTGCGAACCAAGGCTCTATGCTTCTCGTGGCGTGCCCTGAAAGCCCCCCCCTCTACGCTGagcggcgcctcgctgcatcgttctcttctcccgcctctccaccccccccccccgcaccgcgttgtccctctctcacccCTCTCATCCATTCATGTTGCTTCGACGCACAAAACGTGAGATGATCGATGACGCTTGAGCGGCTATGGCGAAGTAAAGaatgggggtgggggcgcggcacacgcgcgtcgctgctgccacctcGCCTGGAGTGCGCCTTTCTGCGGTATAGGAGAGGCGCGTGATGAGGCATGCGCGCACGACTCACTTCCTTCTCTGTCCTGGGCATGTGCGCTCATGTACGttaacacacacacacacacgcaaacgctTTTCGcaccgctctctccctctccgtctttcttctttctccctcttttgcTGCCTTCTGTTTGTCCCTCCAACTCATTGGAGAGACGACGCCTTCCCATCTACCCACGCCACCTTCATCGTGTGCAGTGATCGAACTGCACCTCTTCTTTCTTGTCTTCCTAATGCGATTCGCTACGCTCCgcgtgacgccgctgccggcggtaGCCTTTTTTCTGCTAGTTGTGATTGGCGTTTGCTTCGGCGAGCTGACTGTCGCAAGCTCCGCCTTGACGACGGCACTGTCCTCTCACGTCCTTAACGTGACCCTgagcggtgccggcgcgggGTCCAATTGGCCAACGACCACTAACGCGCTGAGCGCCATCACACCTACGGTTAACGCCACGGTGTGCAGTGCTTTGCCATCCGGAGTCAGCCACTGCGACGCGTTTCTCATACGGGTGTCTGAAACCACGCTCGGTCTCCAGCTGAGCATCGTCACTTCGACTGCCCTTGCGGGAAACTCCACGTACTACCTACTCTCGCAGTGGGTCCACGGAAACAGCACGAGCATCTCAACGACACTGGCGCGCCTGACGTCGGCCTGCGCAACAGCCCTCGGTACCTCGCTCTCCAGCCTCGCAGTCACCACCGGCGCCTATGCCGTGCCGTGCCGCAACTCGGAGACGTATTCCTAcctgcctgcgtgtgctgcagcagaggtcCCTGTGACGACGGTCTACATTCTCGCGCCGTCCTCTGACCTACAGGCGTACTTCGTTGCGTACCTATGCGGCCCTACTCCCACGGAGACGTGCAGAAACAGCATCGTCGTTCAGTTGCCGTCAGAGTTGTCGCCGTACACTTTCGTGAGCATTAAGGGCTTGCCAAAAGCATTGGAGGCGGTCCTGGCTTACGTCGCCGATGTGCGCGCCGGTTTCGCGGGCATGCCTCAGGCAGTGGGCCCGAGAGTGGGCaacaccgcggcggcggtaaCCGCCAGAGCGGTTGAGCTGCGGTACCGCGGCATGCATGCGGTACTCTTCTCCACGAACGAGAAGACGCGAATCTACTCCTCTACCACTCGTATGACGATTGAGTGTCACGCGAGCTTCGGCTATTGGGCCTTGGTCTTCATCGCAATATTCCCGCTCTGCGCCATCCTCTTCCGCTATGTGTGGTTCCGAGGACGGCAACGGTCCAAGAAacaggagcgccgccgcgtcgtcgctgaTGAGATGCGCATTATGCAAGGGTGCACGAACCCGGCCGATGCGCCGGGCGCTGGAagagggccgccgccgggtTTCGACACATCTGTCGCTGGTATCGGCAGCACAAAGCAGCAGTGGGTCACGGATGCGAGCCGTAACTACTACGACTCCAACGCCGCAGACgacaacgccgccgcgcaggccgatgcggcggcgcaccagaTGTACATGACCCCTGACACTGGTGAGGCACACCAATACGTTGTCGATGACGcgagcggcgcaggcggggcggcggcgacggcggcatcaCAGCCGTCACAGCAAACTGGCAATGCCGCGGGCGACAACGCGATCTATCAGACCTACGTTAACCCCGAGACCGGGGAGACGTACCAATACACAACCggtgcgactgcggcgggGCAAGAGCAGGGGCAGACAGCCGAAGCGTCCGTTGCCGAAGGTGCTCAAGACACCGCTGCCGGGGACGGCTACCAAACCTACGTAGACCCGAGCACCGGGGAGACGTACCAATACACGCAGATAAacgccgatgcagcggcacgcaagTACCAGTACGTAGATCCCGTGACGGGAACGACTTACCAGTACGCCAACCCGAACGCTGCAGGCGTCTACGAGTACGTTGACCCGACAACCGGTGAAACCTATCAGTACACCGCCGAGGCTGGAGAGAACAACAGtacggcggcggagcaggggcatggcgctgccgccaccggcaaCGTCTACGTTGACCCCCAGAGGGGGGAGATGTACCGGTAcgaggcaccgcagcagtaAAGTCGTgcccgcggcagccgccccaTGTCGGGTGCAGCTCCGTCATTCACTCCACTTTCCGTGGCGTCGCTGCGTTGTCTCTTTCTCGTTTCTTGTTTGTTCTCGCTGCCTCTTTTGCCATGTGCGTCTTTGCCTCCTCTCCAGCTCAAAGTGTTGCTATTTTTCTCTCACCTCTTCCTTGGCGGCAAAACGGCGAACGGACACCCATGCACCTACCCACGCGTACGTGCACAAGTGGCTGCTTTCCAtgtcttctcttcccttAGCACTCCCGCTTTTGCTCGCCGACGCTGTaacgcctctctctcgcccgcGTCCACATCCCTGTCTCTGTCTTTTTCTGGCCACTTCATCCTTCGTTGAGTAGAGCTGGAGCGTGGAAGGCGCATGCTTTTCTTGCTGTCTGTCCTTCGCCCCTGCACCCTAGACACAAACatccacacgcgcacaggtgGCAGCGGGCATAGGCGAAACCTACACAACGAAAAAGACGCagcgcacagacgcacgcaatGGCGTCATCGCGTTTGCCTGTGTTTGGCCGCCGGCACTGTCACTCACGACCAACTCCGCTCCAACCCGTCCTCCGCAGACTGGACTACGGGTGTATAAAGATGCGCACGTGTACCTGTGCACCATGAGCCTCTCCGACCCACTTGCCCTCTCTCGGCCCACTGCTCGAGTCCATACTCTACTTCTCTGCATGCCTCACCGCTGCTGGGCCGCCCAGTTTCTCTCGTAGCTGACTGAGCCGCGTCCCTCCGCGTCTTCTATCACACACACCTGactcgcgcacacacacgcgcgcatagAAACCGTGAAGCCACGACAAGGATGGACTCGGAGCAGCCCAAGAAGGTCCCAAGGACGGAGACCAAGacgaaggagctgctgcgtaccaccgtcgccgacggcCCCTTCAGCCTCCTAGACACTGCCATGAAGGAGAAAAAGCGGGTCTTCATCCAGTGTCGCAACAGCAAGGCGCTTCTGGCACACGTGATCGCCTTTGACAAGCACTTCAATCTCGTGCTGAAGGGCGTCCAGGAGATCACTGAAAGCCACGGCTCcgagcagaagcagcgcaccATCGAAAACCTCTTTTTGCGCGGCGAGTCGGTAATTTTTATCGTGAAACTGCCCTAGGTCAGCTCCACTGCACCGAGGAGGCGTACAAGACCGCATCGGCAGGAGCAAGGCAAGTACTCGCCTGCGTCGCACTGCCTTCGTTCTCCCAGCCGTGTATCGGTCGTAACCTTTTGTTTCCCTCTTTCAGCATTTTCTACTGGCGCTCTGGACTGTGCGCTTCAGCACGGTATCCGCCAACGAAGGGGGCTTGCATCGACTTTGGTGGAGGACGTGGCATGGACGCCCGGCGCCGTGATGTGTTTGGTTGATGTGACGAAATGCGTTTGCTTGTTGGCGTGTGCTACCTGCCAAGCATTTGGAGGGCGCCGGCGAGAGCTTTTTGTGTGGCGGTCGCTGATGTGCTTGCATGTACATAgatgtgcatgtgcactTGTGTTCATGTGTGTAGGtatgcgtttgtgtgtgtgtgtgtggatgagAACCGTGCTAGCCGCACCTTAAACAAACAGCTTACACCACAAGGCAGCTGATTGAGGTGGCGGGGGGGCTCGACGTCTGAATCATCGTGCTGGCGGGCCTACATGGTATCACACACCAGTGGTATCGATGACGACTAAAGCAGAACTTTCTCTGTGCTTCGGTGCCGTGCTTCCCTGTCGCGAACTGTTCTGCGGCACGTCCTTCTATCCACCCCTCTGTGATGCCCATGTCGACATTTGCAGCTGTTGCAATGGCGCCCCGGGGGCCGCGGTACAGGTGCGCCGCATGATCGTTCTGTATTGTTCTGATTGCAATTTTGCCCCTTTAGCTCTCCCTCTATCTTCCTGCTCCAACCCGTTctgcccccttctcctccctgcCATGCCTCCGTTGTTGTGTGCGCCAAACCCGATGAGGCATTCAAAATAATTCACTTTTTACATCACAGGGGCGCTCAAGCACAGAAATTGATCCACCATGACCCACAATGGCACCCCGTGGCCACCGAGTTGCGAGGCgacagaaaacgaaaactacagcagtgcgtggcatGTCGTCGCCCTTTTTGTAATCCTGGGCTGCTCCTTGCTTGGTACTGTACTTCCGATCCTCGGCAAGCGTGTTTCTGCCTTTCGCGTGCCCGAGTATGCCTACGCGATTGGAAAATCTGTAGCGACCGGCGTGGTGCTTGGGGTAGCACTTATTCACATGCTGAAACCGGCTAACGAGTCCCTCACGAGCGACTGCATGCCGAGTGCCCTCCGCAACTTCTCCAAGCCGCTCGCCTACATCATCTGTATAGCCTCCGTTGCAGCGATGCACTCCCTGGAggcgtgcttgcgtgtctTTTTCGATGGCTATGGAGCCGTTCGCGACCTTCCCATTGCCAGTGGGGAGAGCCAACACTTGCTGTCCGGCTCTCAAGCTGGCGGTCACCACTTCCACCCGTCCGCCCCCGCTTTCGATAGCTGGAAGAGCAGTGGTGGCTTGCAGATCTTGTCCGCTGTCTTGTTAGAGTTTGGCGTTTCGTTGCACAGCCTGTTCGTCGGCCTCACCGTGGGCATGTGTGCCGACGCGGAGCTTTACACGCTGATGTGCGCCTTGTCGTTTCACCAGTTCTTTGAGGGCGTTGCGCTCGGCTCTCGGCTCGTGGATGCAGCTCTGACCCTGCGCACCGAGTATGTGCTTGCTGCTGTTTTTGTTCTCTCAGCTCCCCTTGGCACTGCGGTTGGCattatgtgcgtgtgcgagcaCATAATCAACACCAAGGGCAGTATGTACCTTCTAACGCAGGGTATCCTGGACTCGGTATGTGCTGGTATTCTGCTCTACATCGGGTTTCAGCTACTAGTGGGCGACTTCTACGCCGATATGCAGTCGACCGTACACAACGTTCGCTCGCCGCGTGGATTCCTGCTAGCGATGCTGGTAGCCTTGTGGGCGGGCGTAAGTATCATGGCACTGATTGGGCAATACGTGTGAAAGAGTCTCGGAGAGTGAGAGCGCGCGGCTGGCTGCGTGGAGTGGGCAGGAGAGCGTCAACTTGGCTTGTCGTGCTGCcgcctacacacacacgcacacacctttTCTCTGTCCCTTCTTTCACTTCCCCCCCCCAGAACACTTTTCATCGTGGAACGTCACCAAACAAAGTCGTGACGGACTAGTACAATGGCACGTTTCCGAACGGCGTGCGACAAGCCGTTCACATGAGTAGCATTGCCTACcccctcttgctctctctgtAACCTATGCAGTTGTTCGTGTGTCTGCTCGGATGCATCATTTCATGTGGCTGCACTCTTGCTGCGCTCATTCCTAGCGTTTCCCCATCCCTCCTTCAAAGCCGCGGTGTTTGCAAGCGTGGCTGTATGGCGGTGTTGCTCTCTATCCTGCATTTCTGCTTCCAACATGCCGTCGCGCTCGGCCTCCAGGATGCTGCACACTGCAGGTTTCTTTCTGCGTGCTGGTGCCTACGTCTCATACTGCACAGGCTTGTCTGCGTAGccacctccatctctcttGACGCCGACCCCGCACTTCTTCGCCGCGCTCAGCAGGCAATACGGCAAGGgaagagacggcggcggctgacaCGGACAAAGACCGGCCTCTTTTCATGTGTGCGCAGAGACTGCTTCTTTTCTACATCTCCTTTTTGCCTGCGCAGCCCTGCGCTTACCCGTGAAGTCTATAAGCGCCCT
Proteins encoded in this region:
- a CDS encoding small nuclear ribonucleoprotein SmD2, which produces MDSEQPKKVPRTETKTKELLRTTVADGPFSLLDTAMKEKKRVFIQCRNSKALLAHVIAFDKHFNLVLKGVQEITESHGSEQKQRTIENLFLRGESVIFIVKLP
- a CDS encoding cation transporter, putative; this translates as MTHNGTPWPPSCEATENENYSSAWHVVALFVILGCSLLGTVLPILGKRVSAFRVPEYAYAIGKSVATGVVLGVALIHMLKPANESLTSDCMPSALRNFSKPLAYIICIASVAAMHSLEACLRVFFDGYGAVRDLPIASGESQHLLSGSQAGGHHFHPSAPAFDSWKSSGGLQILSAVLLEFGVSLHSLFVGLTVGMCADAELYTLMCALSFHQFFEGVALGSRLVDAALTLRTEYVLAAVFVLSAPLGTAVGIMCVCEHIINTKGSMYLLTQGILDSVCAGILLYIGFQLLVGDFYADMQSTVHNVRSPRGFLLAMLVALWAGVSIMALIGQYV